The segment GCAGTCCGCCCCGCTCCTGGTGACGAACGCCGGCTCGAACCAAGTGCTAAACTGGCAGGTTGGGACATCCCCACCCTGGCTCACGGTGACCCCTGCCTCTGGCAGCACGCCCTACCCGAACGTCCAACTGAGCTTGCAGGTGAGCCAAGTGCCAAGCACCCCCGGCTCATATACCGGCACGTTGAAGTTGAACGCCACCAACGTCAGCACCACGGCCACGGTCAACGTCAGCCTGCGCGTGGTGAATAGCCTGCCGCACCACCGCTTCATGCCCGCAGTGCTGCGCTGACTGCCCCATGCGCAGGTCGGCCAGCACGGCAAGCGCGAGCCGGTCGGCAACCTAGCGAAACGCTCGCCGGGCCAGCGTGCTTAGCCCGTCCACGATGACAGTCAGGACAAACAGCGCGATGAGCGTCGCCAGCACGCCGGCGTAATCGAAGCTGCTCAGTTGCTCGGTCAGCAACCGCCCCAAGCCACCTGCGCCGACGAAGCCGACGATCACCGTCTCGCGCATCGCGATCTCCCAGCGATAAAAGATATAGGCCAGGGCCTGGGGCAGGGTGATGGGTAAGAGGCCGTAGAGAAAAGCCTGGGCGGGCGGGGCGCCGGCGCTTTTCAGCGCGTGCGAGGGCTGCGCATCGGCGTTCTCCACTGCTTCGGCGATCAGCCGGCCGAGGACGCCCAGATTGTGCACGGCAATCGCCAACGCACCGGGCAGCGGGCCGGGGAAGATCACGAACAAGATCAGCAACGCCCACACCGGCGCCGGGATGGCACGGCAGCACAGCAGCACAAAGCGCGCGAGGCTGTAAACAAGCCAGGCGCCGCGCGTCCGGCGGGCCGGCCGGGCCGCCACGTAGGCCAGCCCCAGGCCAAACGCGCCCGCCACCGCGATGGCAACCACCGACATCGCCAGCGTCTGCGCCGACAGGCCCAGCAGCGTCCCCACAACAGCCGGCGAGAGGTCGGGCGGCATCATCTGGTCGAACAAATCGGCGAGGAGCATGCCCGTGCGCGGCGCAAAGAGCTTGCCAAAATCTGGCCGGATATACCCCACCGACAGCGGCACGAGCAGCGCAGCGACGGCCAGCAAAGCGAGCAGCGCGCGCGAGGCAGGCGTGGCGCGCGCGCGGGCAGCCGCCGCCGTCGCGCAGTCGGCGGCCATGTCCACCTCCAGCCGTGCAGGCGCGCCGAGCGCACGTCGAATACGCGCGCTGAGCCAATCGGTCAGGCCGCTCAGCACGAGCAGCGCCGCCATCAACGTCCACATCTCGGCATAGCGCAACGATTGCAGGCTGAGCAAAATCTGGTAGCCTAGGCCGCCGGCGCCGATCACCCCCAGCACGGTGGCCGAGCGAATGGCGCACTCCAAACGGTAGAACGCATACGCGAGCAGGTTGGGCAAGGCGCGCGGCAGCACGCCGTAGAGCATGGCCTGCGCCGGCGTTGCCCCGCTGTTGAGCAGGGCCGCCAAGGCGTCGCGCGGCATCTCGTCTATGATCTCTGAGAACACTTTGGCGGTGATCGCCCCAAACGGAATGCCCAACGCCAAGATCGCCACCAGCGGATCGAGGCCGAGGATGCGCACCAGGAACAGGCCCCAGATCGCCTCGTGAACGGCGCGCGGCACAGCCAACGCGCCGCGCGCGATAAGCCAGGGCGAGCGGAACAGCGCTCGCCCTTTCCAGCCGCGCGCTATCCACCACACCTGGGACGAAAGCAGCCCACCCAGGGAGCCAATCCCCAGGCTAAGCGCCAAGCCGCTGATGGCGTAGGCAAAGGTGATCAGGGTGGATTCAAGGGTCAAGCGCAAAAAGGCCGGGCTGAGCTCAGGCCGCAGCGCAGCGGCAAAGAACTGCCCCACCAGCGCCCACCCGCCGGCGTTGATCAGCTCACCGCGGAACAGGCCAACGTGAACGGCGGACCAAGCCACAGCGACCAGGGTGACCCACGCCACAGCCCGCCCGCCGCGCAAGAGGCTGCGCCAGGCCGGGCGGGTCACCATCCTCAGATCGGCCGCGCGTGAGGAACTCAGAGATGTGCGCATGACTCAATGCGATACAGCGCGTCTAGCATGGCCGGCGTGACTTGGCCAACCGGCAGGTCGAACAGCACCCGCCCTTCGCGCAGCCCCACGATGCGGTCGCAGTGGCTATAGGCGTACTCCAGCGCATGTAGGCTGACGACCAGCGTTTTGTCGAGCCGGTCGCACAGCTCGCGCAGCAAGGACATGATCTCGCGGCTGCGTTCGGGGTCTATGCTGGAGATCGGCTCGTCGGCCAGGATGGCGACCGGGTCTTGCACCAGCACGCGGGCGATGGCCACCCGTTGCTGCTGGCCACCGGAGAGGGTATCGGTGCGGGCATACAGTTTGTCGGCAATGCCGACCAACGCCAGCGCACGCGCGGCCGTCTCACGTTCGAGCGGCGCCACCAGCGAGAACGCCGCTTTGGCCAGCGACCAGCGTCCCAGATGGCCGGCGTTGACGTTGTGGATCACGCTGAGGTTGGGCACTAAGTTGAACTGCTGGTACACCGTGCCGATCTGACGCTGAAGCCGGCGCAGCGCGCGCGCCGAAAGGCGCGCCGTATCTTGACCCAGCAGGCGCACGTCGCCGCTGCTCGGCGCGATCGAACCGTTCAGCACGCCGAGCAGGGTGCTCTTGCCGGCCCCGCTCGGCCCGACCAGCGCCACGCGCTCGCCGGCCTCGATGCGCAACGAGACGTCCTGCAGCGCCGCCAGCGCGCCGTAGCGCACGGTGACGCCCTTCAGCTCAAAGATCGCCGTGGGCATGGCCGAGTGTATGCCCGGCGCGCGGGTGGACGTGCGCCGCCGAGCGACAGGCGGGTGACGACATTCGACGAGCGAAGGCAACGCCATCACCGCGCCGCTACTTGATCTTGCCGATCTGGCGGGCGACGGCCTCGATGTCGGCGTAGTTTTCGTTCTTCGTCTCGATGAACTTCTGCGCGCCGAAGAGGTCGAGGATTTCCTTGTGGGCGGGGTTGGCAGCATCCAGCGCCAGAAAGGCCTGTTGGACGCGTTGGATGAAGCCTGCGCCGAACTTCTGCTCCACGTCCGGCCGCACCACCCAGTGATAGTCGTAGTATGCCGGCGTGCGCCAGAGGACGATGACCTTGTTGGTGTCCACCTCGCCGGCGGCGACGCGGGCGTTCCACACCTGTTCGTTCAGCGCGCCGGCCTCGTAGGTGCCGGCCTCCACCAGCTTGATCGTCTTGTCGTGCGAGCCGGAGAAGCCCGGTTCGCCTTTCAAGTCGGACAGGGCCACGCCGGCTTTGCTCATGAAGAACTGCGGCATCAGCCGGCCGGAGGTGGACGACTCGCTGCCGAAGGTGAACGTGCGGCCCTTGAGCGCGGTCAACCCGCTGATGTCGTCGAACGGCTGGATGCCGGCCGCGACGTTGGCGATGAACACGCTGCGGAATTTCTCGTCAATATCGCGCTGGATGATGGCTTGCGCGCCATCCACCTGCAGGCGGGCTTGAACGCCGGTGAGGCCGCCGAACCAGGCCATATCCACATCGCCGGTGCGGAAGGCGTTGACGACGGCCGCGTAATCCGTCACCGGCTTGTAGACCACCGATACGCCGAGCTGTTCCTTCAAGTAGTCGGAGACTTTGCCGTAGAGCCGGTTGAGCTTCTCCGGGTCTTGGTCGGGGATGGCCGAGATGACGAACGTCTGGGGCTGAGCTGCCGGTCGAGCCGCTGGCGGCGGCGCGGCGCAGGCAGCCAGCGCAACCGATGCGCATAGAGCGAGCGCAAAACCGATTTTTGATGGTCGAAACATCGTTACTCCTTAGGTTCGCAAGCTTAGGGGTTGTCAACGTGTGTACAAAGCGTCCCTGCGCCAACGCCCCCTTTCGCTTGCGCAGGAGCTACGATGTGTTCGAGTGTGCTGCGGCAAGGCTGGAGGCAGCGATGGCGACGGAGCCGAATGAGCGGCGCAACACGCGCGCCGGAGAGCGACGGGTTCAGCGATATCGCGTCAAGTTCAACGGCATCACCGCACCTCCTTCGGATTGATTTTCCTCGCCAAGCGCTCCTAATGATAACGCAGGAGCGGCGCTTCATGTGCGTCCGACGGTCGCCCATCGGGTAAGATAGTGGCGTGACGATTGCCCGAAAGATCAAGCTGACGTCGCTCGCGTCGTGCGCAGGTTGAGCCGGCAAGCTGAGTGCTGAGACGCTGGGCGCCGTGTTGCGTCCGCTTCAGAGTCGCTTCCGGCCCGAGGACTATCCCGACCTGCTGATCGGCCTGGGTCAACCGGACGATGCCGCGGTGTATCGCCTGTCGGATCAGCACGCCATCGTCCAGACGGTGGACTTCTTCACGCCGGTGGTGGACGATCCGTATGCCTACGGCGCCATTGCCGCGGCCAACGCGATGAGCGACGTGTACGCTATGGGCGGCGAGGTGCTCTTTGCGCTCAACATCGCCGCCTTGCCGGACGACTTGCCCGGCGAGGTGGTGAGCGAGATCTTGCGCGGCGGGGCGGATAAGGTGGCCGAGGCGGGCGCGGTCATCGCCGGCGGCCACACCGTCAAGGACAAGGAGCCGAAATACGGCTTGTGCGTTACGGGCTTGGTGAATCCGGCGGAGGTGATGGCCAAGGGCGGCGCGAAGCCGGGCGACCTCCTCGTGTTGACGAAGCCACTGGGCGTCGGCGTGGTGACTACGGCGATCAAGCGGGACCTAGCCCAACCCGAGCACGTGGACCTGGCGATTGCCAGCATGTCGCGCCTGAACCGTGACGCTGCGCGCGCCGCGCGCGACTTGGGCGCGCGCGGCGGCACCGACATCACCGGTTTTGGCTTGATCGGTCATGCGTGGGAGATGGCCCACGCTGCCGGCGTGCGCTTTCGCTTCTGGTGGGAGGCGCTGCCGTTCCTCCCCGGCGCGCTTGCGCACGGCCAGGACTGGGTGTTCCCCGGCGGCGCAGCGACCAACGAGGCCACCTATCAGCGTCATGTGCAGTTCGACCCGGCGCTGGAGCCTTGGCAGCGCATGATGCTCTTCGACCCGCAGACCAGCGGCGGCTTGCTCATCGCCATCGCCGCTTCGCGGGCCGACGCCTTGGCCAACGCGCTGAAGGCCGGCGGCGACTCGGCGTTCATCATTGGCGAAGTCGTCGAGGGCAGCGGTATCGTCGTGACGCACCAAGCGCCATGAGTGAAGTGATGACCGTCAAGTGCGCTTGGCGCTCGCTGTCGGGCGCGCGCATCCATGCGACGTTCGACGCCGAAGTGATTGCCTACGACGAGCGGCAAGATCGCTGGCTGGTGAAGCTGACCGGCGTGCGCTCCACCGACGCGCCGGCCGAGGCGCGCGCGCTGGTTGAAGCGCAAGCCGGCAAGTGGGCCTATGTGCCCAGCGAAGCGCGCCGGTTGGGGCTGACGCTGCCGCTGAAATATGAGACACTTACCGGCAGGATTCGATTCTTCTACGCAGCCGACCCGCGTGAACGGAGGTGAAGGGATGCCAACGGCAAAAGCTAAAGCCAAGCGCACGACACCGCGCAAGCGCAAGCAGTCCGGCAAGCCGGCGTTTCAAATCACCTACGCCAACCTAAGCAGCGCGCTGACCGATCCGGCGATGCTGGCGCGCTTCGACAAGGCGTTCGCCCAGGTGCGCGCCAACATCGGCGAACATGCGCGCACCTATCCGATGTTCATCGGCGGCGTCGAGCGCTTCGCCGCCGTGCAGTTCGCCAAAACCACGCCGATTGATACCAGCCTGACCCTCGGCTACTTCCAGAGGGGGGATGCGCAGGACGCCCGCGACGCCATCGCAGCGGCCAAGGCGGCCTTCCCAGCTTGGAGCGGCACGCCGTGGAAGCGCCGCGTGGCGATGATGCGCAAAGTCGCCGCGCTGATCAACCGTCGGCTGTTCGACATCGCCGCCTGGGTCAGCCTTGAGGTGGGCAAGAGCCGCGCCGAAGCCATCGGCGACGTGAAGGAAACCGCCGACCTGATTGATTACTACTGCAACCAGATGGAGGCCAACGCCGGCTTCGAGAAGCCGCTGTTGCCGGAGGGCGGCGCGGGCGTGTCGCGCAGCGTGCTCAAGCCCTACGGCGTGTGGGCCGTGGTCTCGCCGTTCAACTTTCCGATGGCGCTGACGGGCGGACCGGCCGGCGCGGCGCTCATCGCCGGCAACACCGTGGTGATCAAGCCGGCCAGCGATACGCCCATGGCGAGCTGGCTGCTGACCGAGTGCCTGCGCGACGCCGGCCTGCCGGCGGGCGTCTTCAACTACGTCACCGGCCCCGGCAGCGTGGTAGGCGAGGAGCTGGTCAACAATCCCGACGTCGCCGGCATGACGTTCACCGGCTCGTTCGACGTCGGTTTCAGCCTGATCCAGCGCTTCAGCCGGCACATGCCGCGCCCGCTGATCGCCGAGATGGGTGGCAAGAACGCCGTGATCGTGAGCGACAAGGCCGATTTGGAGAAGGCCGCCGAGGGCGTGGTGCGCGCTGCGTTCGGCCTGAGCGGGCAAAAGTGCAGCGCGACCAGCCGCGTATACGTGCATCGCGCGGTGAAGGAGCCTTTTGTGGACTTGCTGAGGCGCAAGACCGAAGCGCTGAAGGTGGGCGACCCGACGCAGGCCGGCGTGTTCACCGGGCCGGTGTGCAACCGCGGCGGCTACCAGACCTTCCAGCGCGCCGTCGAGCAAGCGCAGCGCGACGGCGGCGTCTTCGTCACCGGCGGCCATGTGCTCACCGAGGGCGACTTGGCCAGGGGCTTCTTCTGCGCGCTCACCATCGTGGACGGCTTGCCGCTCGATCATCCGCTGTTCTGCGAGGAGCTGTTTACGCCGTTCCTGTTGGTGGCGGCTGTGGATTCGCTGGAGCAAGCGATGGCCGAGGCGAACAAAGTCCAATACGGCCTGACGGCGGGGTTCTTCAGCAAAGATCGCCAGGAGGTCAAATACTTCCTCGACCACATCCAGGCCGGCACGGTGTATGTGAACCGCGAGCGCGGCGCGACCACCGGCGCATGGCCGGGCAACCAAAGCTTCGGTGGGTGGAAGGCCAGCGGCAACACCGGGCGCGGCGCCGGCGGGCCGTATTACCTGCAGCAATACATGCGCGAGCAGAGTCAGACGGTGTTCTAGGCCGCAGCGCGCGTTCGCGTCCGCTCAGCCCACCTCGAGCTGCACGGTCACTTCATCGCCTTCCGTGAGGCGCTCGGCCTTTCGCACGGCTGCTTTGATCGGCACAAGAAACCGGCCATCCTTGGGGAATAGCGAGGTCGTGAACAGGGTTCCGCCGATTCGCACACGAGCGGGATCACGCCCCAGCCGTAAGTCACCCATCGCTGAATGTCCCGCAAGGCCTGGCTCTCCGGCTCGGGCACGGCGATGAAGTAATGCGGGGCAGGTCCTCGCCAGTGGATGATCTTGCCCTTGAATTCGAGGATCATGTTTACCCGGCTGCCGGGAGTGTAGCGCATTTGCCGCCGACGAGGATGGAGGCCTCTATTGCCGAGATAGTCGCCGGCATCTCGAACGAGCGGCCCCCTTGTTCCGTGTCCGGCGTCATCGCCGGCCGACTTCCGATCGGGCATGATAAAGTAAGCCGCGACCATGCGACGATTGACCCACGGCGGGCTGGCCTATTACCAGTTCGACGCCTTGCGCGCGGCGAACGTCAATCATGGCGTCTTCACCCGACTCGGTGGTGTGAGCAAAGCCCCCTGGGCCTCATTGAATATGAGCTGCAGCACCGGCGACGCCGCCGAGCCGGTGCGCGAAAACCGCCGACGCGCGCTCGACGCGTTGGGCTTGGCGCCGGAGCGGTCGCTCACCTCGTGGCTGGTGCACGGCAACCATGTGCGCGTGGTCTCGCGCGACGATCTGCGCATGGCTGGCGCGAACGACGTGCGCGCCGACGCCATGGTGACGCGCGATCGCGGGCTGGCGCTCACGCTGCGCTTTGCCGATTGCGCGCCGGTGCTGTTCTACGATCCGCTGAAGGGCGCAATCGGCATCGCTCACGCCGGCTGGCGGGGCGTCGTCAACGGCGTGTTGATCGAGACGGTGCGCGCGATGCAGCGGGCGTTCGGCTCGCGCCCGCAAGACATCATCGCCGGCATCGGCCCGTGCATCGGCCCCGACAAGTTCGAGGTGGATGAAGCGGTGGCTGCGCAGATCCAAGCGGCTGTGCGCGCTTCGGTTGTTCTTAGACTAGGGGACGGGAGGCCAAGCGAACAAGGGAAGGCGCACGCCTCCCCTTCGTCACCCGGCCGGCCCATCACCGGCCAACAGAAGCCGCATGTGGACCTCTGGGCCGCCGCGCGCTCGCAGCTCGAAGACGCCGGCGTGGGTTGCATCGAGGTCGCGGCCATCTGCACGGCCAGCAACACCCGCGAATGGTTCAGCCACCGCGCCGAGCAGGGCCGGACCGGCCGCTTTGGCGTCATCGTCGCGCTCGATTGAGCGTTCTACAAAGCGCCCTCTTCACTCGCCGTAGATCTCGGATGGATCCACGGGCGTGAGCCGAGGGATGAAGCGCGGCACGGCCTTTACGTAGCGCTCATACTGTGCGCCGAAGCGCTGGCGCAGCTCGCGTTCCTCCAGCCGCAACTGCATCGTCAACTGCGCGATGTAGATGACGAGCGTCAACGCCAAGAACGCGTTCTGGGTAAGCAGCGCCGTGCTCGCGATCAGGGTCATGTCGGTGACATACAGCGGGTTGCGCACGTAGCGATACGGGCCGGAGACCACCAGGCGTTGCGGCACGTTGTAGCGCTCGGCTATCTCCCCTGGCGGGAAGAGCGCCGGCACAAACAACAGGCGCTTCCAGCCCATCTGTCCGGCCGCCCACACACCGATCAGCACCGAGACGAGCACGCCCGCGCCGCCGATTGCTTGTAACCAGACCGGGCCGGCCCATGTCCAGTTCAGCCAAGCCGGCGCAAAGGCGATCAGCAGCAGCGCCGTGCCGATCCACATCAGCCCGACCTCGATGAGATACCAGCCGATCAAGCCGCGCTGCTTGACCCAGCCGCGCCAGCGTTCGAGCATCGGATACGTGAACAAGTCAATCACCACCATGCCCAGGTAGAACGCCGCAACGTAGACCGGCAGCAGCGTCCACCGGCCGATCAGCGCGTCGCCGACGACGCAAATGACGAACGACAGCAGCCATAGCCATGATGGGCCATGGTGCCACTGCGCGCGGATGGCAGCCGAGGTTTCTGGAGAAGGGGTATGCGCAGCCATGCCGGGATTGTAAGGAAGAACGCCGATTTAGGGGACGAGCGCGCGCCGCACTTCTTCGTAGATCGGCAGCGGCTCCAGCGACGGCGTCACGAAGGTGAAATGGTCACGGTAGCCGCGCGCCGGCGCCGGCAGCTTGAACACCCAGAACGCGACGCAGCGCGCCCACGGCCAGTGATCCTGAGCATAGTCGAGCGCGCGAAGGGTGTATTCAATGCGCTGCGCCGGCGTCACCCCGTTCACCCAGTTCACATCGTCGTTCCAGCCGGCCTCGGTGATGTAGATGGGCGAATCGTCGCCGTGGGCCAGCATGATCGCGCGCAGCAGCTCGACGCGCCGAAAGTTGATCGTCTCCGGCGCGGGGGGCGCTTCTGGCGGCATCGTCGCGCCGTAGGCGTGAACGGCAAGAGCATCCCAGGGCCGGCCGGCGATTGAGGATGAGCGACCGGCGAGCGCAGCATACATCTCCTCGAGATACGCCAGGTCGCTCAGCGCCACGTCGCGGTTGCGCTCGATGGTGGGCGCAAGCGCGCCGGCCAGCACGACGGCAGCCGGGTTGGCCCGCTTGATGGCGGGATAGACGACGCGCAGCATCTCCACATAGGCCGCCGGGTCCACGCGGCGCATGCCCCACTCGTTTTGCAGGTTCGGCTCGTTCCAGATGATGAAATGCGCAACGCGGCCCGCGAAGTGTGCCGCGAAGGCAGCGGCGAAGTCGGCGAACGCGCCGTAGTGCTGCGGGTCCAGATGGGTGAACGTGGAACCCGGCGGGCGCGCCCACTCCGGCACGAAGCCGAGCCGGGCGATCACCGTCAGCCCTTGCCGGTTGGCGTGATCCACGATGCGATCTGCGCCGGCGAAGTCGCGCCGCCCTTTTGCCTTCTCGTAGTAGGCCCAGGGGAAGAACTCGACGATCCATGGCGCGCCCATCTCTCGCACCATCTCCAATCCCCTTTTGATCTTCCAGGCTTCGGCCTCCTCGACGAAGCGCGTGTGCAAGCCGGCCAGCGCGTTGCGCGTGGCGACGCGCTGTTGTGGGCCGAGCGTGACCAGCAACTGCGGCGGACGTATTTGCAACAGCAGCCAGGCCAGCACGACGAACGCGAGGGGCGGGATGAGGCGATGGAGGGGCATGGGTGCGGGTAGCTGGTAAGTAGAGATTGGAGATTGGCAATCATTAGTCTTCAATCTCCAATCTCCAATCTCCAATCTCTAATCTTGTCCCATCAGAATTGCCGGTTACAAATTACGAATTACCATCCCCAACATGGAATACGAGCTGGAGTTGATCGCCGATTATGCCTGCGAGTGCGGCGAAGGGCCGTTGTGGCATCCGATGGAGAAGCGCGTGTACTGGCTGGACATCGAAAACCCGCGCATGTTCTGGTACGAGCCGGCGACCGGCCGGCATGCGCAGTTCGATGTCGGCCGCGTGGTCGGCGGCTTCACCATCCAGGCCGATGGGGCGCTGCTGTTGTTCATGGATCGCGGCTCGGTCGCGACGTGGCAGCATGGCAAGCTGCGCACGATCATCGAAGAGTTGCCGGAAGAACGCGAGACGCGCTTCAACGACGTGTTCGCCGATTCGCGCGGAAGGGTGTTTTGCGGCACGATGCCCACGCGTGACCGGCCGGGCTGGCTGTATCGCCTCGACCGCGATGGCTCGATTCACAAGCTGCTCGACGGCATCCTTTGCTCGAACGGCATGGGGCTGACCCTCGATCGCAAATGCTTGTACTACACTGATAGTAAGGCGTACGCGATCTACCTGTTCGACTACGATGAAGCAACAGGCCGGTTGAGCAACCGGCGCATCTTCGTCAAGCATGGGCCGGAAGATGGCCTGCCGGACGGCATGACGGTAGATGCCCAGGGCAACGTGTGGTCGGCCCACTGGGATGGGGGGTGCTTGATCCGCTACGACCGCGACGGCAACGAGACGCTGCGCATTCCCTTCCCGGCCAAGAAGGTGTCGTCGGTGACTTTCGGCGGCGACGATTATCGCGACATGTATGTCACCACCGCGGGCGGGAACAACAAGGCAGAAGAGGGACCGGGCGCCGGCGCGCTGTTCCGCTTGCGCATCCCCGGCGTGCGCGGCTTGCCGGAGTATCTCTCGCGCATTCTGCTGTAGTTACGGCGCAGGCGGCAGCGCCGTGGT is part of the Candidatus Roseilinea sp. genome and harbors:
- a CDS encoding gluconolactonase, which produces MEYELELIADYACECGEGPLWHPMEKRVYWLDIENPRMFWYEPATGRHAQFDVGRVVGGFTIQADGALLLFMDRGSVATWQHGKLRTIIEELPEERETRFNDVFADSRGRVFCGTMPTRDRPGWLYRLDRDGSIHKLLDGILCSNGMGLTLDRKCLYYTDSKAYAIYLFDYDEATGRLSNRRIFVKHGPEDGLPDGMTVDAQGNVWSAHWDGGCLIRYDRDGNETLRIPFPAKKVSSVTFGGDDYRDMYVTTAGGNNKAEEGPGAGALFRLRIPGVRGLPEYLSRILL
- the phnC1 gene encoding phosphonates import ATP-binding protein PhnC 1; translated protein: MPTAIFELKGVTVRYGALAALQDVSLRIEAGERVALVGPSGAGKSTLLGVLNGSIAPSSGDVRLLGQDTARLSARALRRLQRQIGTVYQQFNLVPNLSVIHNVNAGHLGRWSLAKAAFSLVAPLERETAARALALVGIADKLYARTDTLSGGQQQRVAIARVLVQDPVAILADEPISSIDPERSREIMSLLRELCDRLDKTLVVSLHALEYAYSHCDRIVGLREGRVLFDLPVGQVTPAMLDALYRIESCAHL
- the phnD gene encoding putative selenate ABC transporter substrate-binding protein — translated: MFRPSKIGFALALCASVALAACAAPPPAARPAAQPQTFVISAIPDQDPEKLNRLYGKVSDYLKEQLGVSVVYKPVTDYAAVVNAFRTGDVDMAWFGGLTGVQARLQVDGAQAIIQRDIDEKFRSVFIANVAAGIQPFDDISGLTALKGRTFTFGSESSTSGRLMPQFFMSKAGVALSDLKGEPGFSGSHDKTIKLVEAGTYEAGALNEQVWNARVAAGEVDTNKVIVLWRTPAYYDYHWVVRPDVEQKFGAGFIQRVQQAFLALDAANPAHKEILDLFGAQKFIETKNENYADIEAVARQIGKIK
- the selD gene encoding selenide, water dikinase is translated as MLRPLQSRFRPEDYPDLLIGLGQPDDAAVYRLSDQHAIVQTVDFFTPVVDDPYAYGAIAAANAMSDVYAMGGEVLFALNIAALPDDLPGEVVSEILRGGADKVAEAGAVIAGGHTVKDKEPKYGLCVTGLVNPAEVMAKGGAKPGDLLVLTKPLGVGVVTTAIKRDLAQPEHVDLAIASMSRLNRDAARAARDLGARGGTDITGFGLIGHAWEMAHAAGVRFRFWWEALPFLPGALAHGQDWVFPGGAATNEATYQRHVQFDPALEPWQRMMLFDPQTSGGLLIAIAASRADALANALKAGGDSAFIIGEVVEGSGIVVTHQAP